The genome window tgtaactatattgtatatttgttattttctagATCCATAAATAATGTTGAACGCTCCATTCGAATGCCATATCATTATAGAGGGTTTAATATATATGCTTAGAGGAAGAGACAAGCAAGCCGAACCACTCGCCAAGAATgagaaattgaatttcaagcTTCATGTTTGTTTAAGGCGAAGCCGTTGTTTACTAATTTCAACATTTAGGTTTATTTACTTAAGAATTGTAGATGTGTCATTTAAATAAGATCTGATCAGATCTCTGATTGCGTCGacagtaaaatatatttcgaataataaataatagtacAAAATGATTTCTATGATTAggataaaatatttatttagaattccCTGCAAAAATCATTACTAAAGCGTCATATTATTTCTTCATTGAGATaaccattttaaaataaagctTCGCTTACacttcattaatttatttaaaactcaaCTTCATGTTCAAATATTACTAGCAAAACTATATAATTAAACTTCATATTTCCCCCTCAATAATGATCACTTAAGAAACCCTAGTATGTTTATCAATTAgataaactatttatttggAATAAAACTACTCGTTTTCTTCACATTTCCCAGAATTTTTACAACATTCTTCAATTAATGtcataattacatttaaattaaattagaaaggAAAAGAAAGCACCGCAGATGTAGCGTCTATGTCATTCCGCCCAGCGAGATGATTAGCTTGAGCAGCTCCGCCCGCTTCGCTTTCACAGTATCCATGTGTAGGAGGGGGAAGTCCCTCAATGACCTCATAGCGATTCACATAGTCGGCAATAAGATCCGTCATACAGATGACATGAATGGCGCAATCGTAGCCATTTACCTGCTGTAAGCATCTCATTGGCCGAAACTTGGCCTGACGAAAGCCGAACATCTCCTTAACCTGATTCATTATCTCCTTAGATGGTCCAGTGTTATTGTTGCCATACGAATCAAAGTGAAAGAACGTCTTCTCCGGCCTCGAGAGCACAAGCAATGACCAATAGGCACCTCCAGACTTGCTCTTCTCGTTGTCGTTCAACGCAAAGAACACGAATGATTTTTGAGGCGCTTTATTATCCtcaaatatcatatttatctCGGCCTCATCCATATACTTCATGCACTGAGTGACCTCGGGCGTTACGAAGTGcatgtcgttgttgttcttgtacTTAACATGCGACAAGTATTCATAATAGAAGCCGAAAATCTGCAAAATTCAGTATTGTATGTTTGCTCAATGCAAGTCCAGAAATAAATACCTGATCGTTGAGCCAGCGAGGTCCGTGAAGCAGTTGAACATCGGACATGCGTAGGCAGGAGTCATGGAAACTCAGCGAAATGGGATCTGCCTTGCTCACCTtattgtggttgctgttgcgtcCACTCTTGAGCTTGAGGACAGCTCGTCGTCCTGTCTGACTCGCGTTCGTATTTGGGTTTTGAGCTTGTCGCGCAAGTTTTTGCctaaaacaaaatggcgaacagttacaaaaattatttgatatttgggccattgtatattttcaatgtctCAATTGAACCTTAATGTGTTTCTGTCAGTCGGCAACATTTTACATATAGTATTGCAtgtatgaaatattatatgtttgagctgtatttcaatattgttgaaataataaattccggaaatatttaaagagCAGTCGGAGTGAGCGCAACGCTTCGAGGCTTCGACATTCAAAGTCAACGTTGTTATGTTAAACTAATATTCTGCTACtgttatttaacattttcgCCGTCGCCGTCATCGGGCGAATAATGCGACACTTTTATCGAgttggctttgtttttgtcgcCCAGTACGGTGAGATTTCAAACTGAATACCGACTATATACTGAGGGAAGTTAAGTAAATAACGCAACTGATTGTATATtgtttcaaaatgtttattttcactgcacaatcGAATGATTTCAGCTTAGTTTGCTTAAGAATTTACGATTAAAAAcattatataaatgtaaatacataatacaCTCTCGACATTTTGATATAACCAGGCACTAGAGCCCACAACACATACAACACTTTTTTCATGTAcgttacacatacacatgtacaaTATAGAATATGGGATCATAGGAGGATTGGTTTACAAATTTGAGTAGTATTTGGTGGGACCTAGGGTACAATTCCATCCAGTTACTAGCTAACTTACACATCTAGAGAAAAAACGAATGCGGAACGGTTCAAAGTCGAACCTCTGGACGCTTCCAGCCGCCAAAGGCACTCTGCAGCTCCTCAGCCACAGCCAGACAAAGGCGATCCTCATTGAAATTCGCAATAACTTGCACGCCAAGCGGTAATCCCTCACTGCCCAGTCCCAGGGGGACGGCGGTTGCCGGAAAGCCAAGAACATTCACGATGCCGGTGTAGGAGAAGTTGATGGGTCTGAATATGGGCTCGTTGTGATATGGCGCCACTGTGGGATGTGTGGGATAGATGAGCACACCATTGTCgcccagcagctgctgcagagTGGCACGCAATTCATCCCGCTTGGCCACGAGATGATTGTACTTGGGTGAGCCATGCTGGCACTGAGCACTGTCCATCAACGCTGTTGTTAGGCCAATGAATGTGTGTTTCGAGGCACCAACGAACCACTTGAGCAGCTCTAGATATGTGTTTATCTCGTAGCGCAAATCGCCCAGTTGAAAGTCAAATCCATGTCCAGAGTCATCGCGCATATTGGCAAACCAAATGGCCGCCGATTGGCGAATGTGCGGCAGCTGAAGGCGTTCCACCTGTGCATCGCCAAACTTCTTGCTAAGATGCTGCACAACGCGACGCATGGCCTGCTGAAGATCTGCATCCACAGCGGATACCATTTTGCCACCACCATCCGACTCCTGGTAGAAGAACTTCAACTTCTCCAGCGCAACTGGGGTGTTTAGACGCAAAAGTTTTGCCTTGTCGCCAGCCATAATCTGCAGCATAGGTCGCAGATCCTCTGCAAAACGTGACATGGGGCCTAGACCGAGGAAAGCGTTCTGCTCGTCACTGAATGGCGTTGGGAACTGTCCATCGTTGGACACAATTAGCTTGCTTGGCTTGTGACCGAAAATGCCATTGAAGAAGGCCGGCATGCGAATGGAACCGCCAATATCTGAGCCCAGACCGAATGCCGAACCAGCTGCTGACTGAACGCAGCCTTCGCCGCCGCTGGAGCCACCCACAATGCGATTCGTGTCGTAGGCATTACGTGTCCTGCCGTGGACGGTGTTATTGCTCTCCCACCACATGCACACTTCCGATACATTGGTCAATGCGAATGGAATGGCGCCCGCTTTGCGCATGAGCGCAATTGCCTCCGCATCCTTCTCGCTGCGCACATCGCGTCGTGCCCAGAGACCAGCCGTGTGAAGCATGCCTATAAACATTGGATAGGACATAAGTTAAGatgtttttttaagtattctcGGAGTGCACACACCCTTGACCGCTATGCAATCCTTGGTCGTAATGGGTACACCGAGGAAAGGCTTCTGCTCGGCCAATTGGTCAACGGTGTATTGTCCGGACTTGATCAGTTCATCGGCTGCGGCTGCCTCTTTGAGTGCCTCATCGTAGCGCTGATCTACCACACAGTTGAGCAAGGGATTCACTTCCTTTACACGGCGTATAAACGATTCCAGCACCTGAACGCTGCTCAGCTGGAAATGCGTTGAGAATGAATTCATTGATGCGATATATATAAAGAGATTATCTTTCCTTACCTGCTGCTCGCGTATTTTCTTAGCCAGCGATGTGGCCGATTCTAGGAGTATGGGATCCGTAATGGCGGGCATACGCTCTCCCTTGACGCCATAGATCAGGCGAAAGATGAGACGAAAGAAGGCCTGCAGTAGGCCAAATATAAATGCGCCTATGGTGCGTTTTAGAGGCACGCTCTCCGTCTGCAACTGCTTTTCAGGCATATTGATTGCTGTGGAATGTGAGGCTCTCTTTTGTATCGAAGTGTACCAACAAATTatccagcttcagcttctctTGTCCATGTGTTGTTACTCTGCAAAATATTGAACAGATTTCCACTTATGATTAAACGAAATCGAGCAAGTAAACAAAAGTGTAGATAGCATTTATTTGCGAGCAAACTTGTGTAAACATTTCcctgaaatttatattattatagcGAGCGTGCTCTTTGtggaatattttaagtttaGAGATTCTGTTTCCAGCAATTGAACATTTAACTAACATGGCACAACAATCGATCAATTGCAGACAAAGCAATTTAATACAATCGTATCCTTATTAAAGCGATTGCTTAAATGAATTGCTTTTTGCTTCAAAGCatattaaatagaattttgaaaaaaaaacaaatatgctCCCGGCATGCtgataaacaatattttcagTCCGATAGAAATTGCCACGTTCCTTTATAGTTTGCATGGTGAGTCATACATTATCTAGTTTACGACGTCTGGTCGGCATACGACTTCGGACTCTCAGATCGGGAACTACACATGACTAAACAACTGATTATTAGCTGCATAACTTGACGAGCATAAACTTCTGCATACCCTCTGAAACTTGTAcgtaatttacttttttttttgtttaagtactttattttcatttatttattaatttcgaaATCGATCAATCCCTCATATACTGCGTACGACTTATAACTAATCctaatctataaataaaataactttcGTAAGCACTTCAACTTTTCCATATACTTAAGAAGTATTACActtttgttgatattttaatatgtagGCAAAAATAAACCCAACACTGATAAATTCCAACGTAGTTCAACAAACGACAATATCTATAACATCAAGTTTATTATCGTTGCTATATGCGTTGTTGAAATCGTTATTCTCCATGTGGCAAGCTTATCTTATCGCACTTTAATGAATTGTATCGAATTAGCCTGAGACAGAGCTTAAACGATTGCCAACTGGAATAGCCCAAGAGAGCAGGCAGGATCAGTCATAAATCACGAAATAAGCAAACAAGTACACGTATAATATAGCAACAATAACTGAACTTTATCGTGCACTCTTTAATAACTCTTTGTGAAGTGACGCATACTCGTAGGATAGACTGCACAATCTACTCATACATATTATGACAAAACAAAGAAAGCGAATGTTCGACTACAAAATACCTTAAAACTCAAATGATAATTCCTTAAGACAATATAATAAAGCGCATATCTTTCTACGCTTCAAAGctcatttaataaaattcaattgaaatgcaatttaccaatcaaaaattttaatttactaaaactattttttttgtgtatttaaaatatattttcaagtttTATATTCGAAGCAaagatattaataaattttaaattgatagcTTTCTGGAATAAATGCAGCAGCCTCTtagtttatagtatttatttattaacttttggcatttgcataCAAAACGTTTATAATAAAACAGGTAATGCGTGGAACGATTTGGTTATAACATTAAGGTCGTCGGTGTTCACCCCCATAAAATCTTGCTATTACATTTTAAGCCTACatgaaatgataataatataacgtaaatgatatattttttaagatttaaatatattttgaatctcAAATAAATAGATATGAGATAACTTTTCAAATTTCGTACCAATTAATTTCGTAGAAGTAAAAAGTTATTGGAATAAAAATTCTGTCCTAATTCATCAATGTTTCTAAAACCGTATTATAAAAAGCTACCACAACAAagatttctataaatataaataaaaaacgagGTATATTCACTCAACAGACGCATGTCAATATCAAtttctcgttctctctctctctctcttctacTCCATTTGTTTCCTTCTGATCTCCCACTCACACTCTCTGTTTTGAGTGGTCGCCTTTTGTAAATTGTCTGTCATGATCAAGGCTTGAACTataattgttgttatcgtCGCTATCGAGCAATTTGTTATCAACTAatagtgttgttgttattgttgttgctggcaacatATCGCAATTTGTTCAAGCAAAAGCTTGTCGTCGTAAtaagtttaattgaattgccaGACTGGAGAATATATGCAAACAATAATTTACACATGGCAACAAACAATCTATTGTGCCATAAATAAGCAATCTGAacatttctaaatatatttcaaaattgaaagcGCAAAGTTCAAAGCATTATCTCGAAGAGTTATACAAATGTATACCTAATGCAAACAGCATGATTATGGTGGATTGCTTGTAAGATAAGATTAACTTAAAAGTCATCAAAGTCtgattttcatataatttaaagCAATAACACTTGTTGCTCTTCTCGCTCTCCTGTTGCGTGGGAACAAACGAAGACCCATTGGgttagagacagagagagagagagagttaagAGAGCTTTTAGTTGCGTGTGAAGCTAATTAAATGGCATGCAGAGCGAAATGAATAGACATCTATCATCTGTATGCGTCGCGTAGGTGTGTATTTCTAGCAGGGTGGCGAAAGGTGGAAAAGCAAACACTGCGACCGGCAAGCGGCAAAACGGCAAGCTGGAGGGGAACAGGCAATGGTCAgaagagtgagagtgagagtaaCAATAGCCAATAATAATATGACATCATGCTATGTCTGCTAAAATAACATTATACATATTACATGCAGTCACACAATCATTCCACAAAGATtcaaaattcaatgaaaaccACTTGCACTTTTATATCTACACTTGTGCATTTGTGCTTTCTTAAAATGGTGCATTGCGTATAACCACGTAGTATTGAATATTGCACTacattgcattttttttagcATGAAACCGGTTCAACGCAAATGTTTTGGATAAATAGCGCCAATTTGTCGTTATTTattcacatacacatataattTCAGATACGCGACacaatatgtacatatgtatgtcaaTAAGGAATGCGTGCAAATGAATATAATCGTCGTGTTGTTGGAATGAATTGTAGACTTGTAGCTAGTCAAGCGATAGAATAACGGCGTCTGGATTTACTCACAAAACACATACAGATCCAAACAGCTGACCGACTCGTTGAAGACTGATTGAAGAGCAGCGCTTCgagtacttttttttttttgttgtttatgacGATTGCTGTACACAGCAGTGTGACCAAGAgttgcatttcaaaatatactactatattgggaaatatttttaaactacAATGTTAAAGAATTGTTGGATAAAAATAatagcatttgcatttatctAACTGGTAAATCATTATGCGTGAATAAGTTCAGGACTGttcaaaaatgattttttcGATTGCTTTAGAAAATCACCCTCCAACTATTTTGGAGTGTGCATCGATTTCTTGTTTATCGATTAAGCAAAATTAAGCAGCTGTTAAGCAAAGAAGTAAACAGCAAAGCATTAGTAAATATGAGCGACGCAACGTTAGAAACAGCTACACAAAATGATGAAAAACCGCCGAGTAGTTCGCCAATTGTGGCCCCATTATCCGCCAGTAGTCTGCAACTGCCCACCACTGCACAACAGAAGCTAAGCGCACCTTCCTCAGGCTCGGCGACAGGAAATCCACGAAACAAATGCGCCTTAAAGCCAGGGTATTCCTTAATGAGTTGGGTGCGTCTGTGCAACTCGGGTGCCGATCTTACTGGCACTGGCGGACGAATTGAGCCGGTCACACGTGAAGAACTGGCGCAACACAATCGAGTTGACGACGCCTGGGTGGCCATAAGAGGTCGCGTCTTCAATGTCACACATTACATGGACTTTCATCCAGGTGGCGTCGATGAGCTGATGCGCGGTGTTGGAAGAGATGCGACAAAACTATTTGAAGAGATCCACGCATGGGTCAACTATCCTCAGTTGCTCAACAAGTGCTATATAGGACAATTGAAGGATAACGCTTCGGGAACCTCGATACTTGCTCCTCCGTCGAGTCCCGCGAACGTTTTGCCCCGCTTTGATTGGACACAAACGTTCGACGACCTCTCGTTTCGCTTCCAAACGTATCGCTGGTCAAATCCAGGAGTGTTCGTACAACATTCCGCGGCCGAAGAACCAACAAAAAAGCTTGAGATTGCAGTGCAAGTGGAAGAGGTTTGGCATGGCTTTGGATTTGAGTTGTGCCGTGAGGTTTTATGGCCACCAAAAGCGGTTTTGACGAATCCAGAGACTGGAAAAATTGAGGTGGTGTTTGCCAAGTATATGTCAGGGCCATGGACAAAATATGGAAACCATGTGGGCACGGTGCTGGGTACGCTGAGTGAGCTGTTAAAATACGAGGTGCATAGCCGCGACGACTTCAATCACGACTCGTTCCAACTGAACTTGCAGAGTCTCAAGCAAGAGGTGGTGCTCAGAGTGCCAATAGGCTCTCATGTGAACCTTGAAGTGCCGCACAACGGTGAAGTGCTACAACGCAGCTACACACCTCTGCCGTACTCCTATCTGCCTGGTCCCAACAGAGAACCTATGGCGACAAAAAACGATGTGAAGTTTCTTATCAAGTATTATGAGAAAGGTGCCGTGTCCAAGGAACTGCATGAAATCAGTCCTGGCACCCTTGTGAAGATGACTGTGCCGCGTGGCAGCTTTAAACTGTCCGAACTGGAAAAACATCGCAACATCCTGCTTCTGGCTGCTGGCAGCGGCATCACTCCCATGCTCAGTTTTATTAAGCCATTGCTTCTAAGGGAATCGAATCGCATGTAAGTTGTATGTTGAATCTTTAAAATAGATTcactttaatatttgattatttgtcAACAGCGAGCGCGTTCATTTGATGTACTTCAACAAGAAAATTGCCGATATTTGGCAGAAGAATGAATTGAAGTTGCTCCTGAAATGGGACGAACGCTTCACTTGCGTCCACTACACTTCAGAGGCAGGGGAAGAGGAACAGCTGCAAGTCGGTCGTATTGGCGAGGAACTGTTGGCTCCATTGTTTAAGGAAAAGAACGGTGAGAGCTTTAGCTATGCTCTTATATGTGGACCCACCGGATTCAACACTGCTGCTGTAGATGCTTTGACTGCATTAAAGATGAAGAC of Drosophila nasuta strain 15112-1781.00 chromosome 3, ASM2355853v1, whole genome shotgun sequence contains these proteins:
- the LOC132792243 gene encoding LOW QUALITY PROTEIN: sentrin-specific protease 8-like (The sequence of the model RefSeq protein was modified relative to this genomic sequence to represent the inferred CDS: deleted 1 base in 1 codon); amino-acid sequence: MAQISNNFCNCSPFCFRQKLARQAQNPNTNASQTGRRAVLKLKSGRNSNHNKVSKADPISLSFHDSCLRMSDVQLLHGPRWLNDQIFGFYYEYLSHVKYKNNNDMHFVTPEVTQCMKYMDEAEINMIFEDNKAPQKSFVFFALNDNEKSKSGGAYWSLLVLSRPEKTFFHFDSYGNNNTGPSKEIMNQVKEMFGFRQAKFRPMRCLQQVNGYDCAIHVICMTDLIADYVNRYEVIEGLPPLHMDTVKAKRAELLKLIISLGGMT
- the LOC132792237 gene encoding fatty-acid amide hydrolase 2-A, whose amino-acid sequence is MPEKQLQTESVPLKRTIGAFIFGLLQAFFRLIFRLIYGVKGERMPAITDPILLESATSLAKKIREQQLSSVQVLESFIRRVKEVNPLLNCVVDQRYDEALKEAAAADELIKSGQYTVDQLAEQKPFLGVPITTKDCIAVKGMLHTAGLWARRDVRSEKDAEAIALMRKAGAIPFALTNVSEVCMWWESNNTVHGRTRNAYDTNRIVGGSSGGEGCVQSAAGSAFGLGSDIGGSIRMPAFFNGIFGHKPSKLIVSNDGQFPTPFSDEQNAFLGLGPMSRFAEDLRPMLQIMAGDKAKLLRLNTPVALEKLKFFYQESDGGGKMVSAVDADLQQAMRRVVQHLSKKFGDAQVERLQLPHIRQSAAIWFANMRDDSGHGFDFQLGDLRYEINTYLELLKWFVGASKHTFIGLTTALMDSAQCQHGSPKYNHLVAKRDELRATLQQLLGDNGVLIYPTHPTVAPYHNEPIFRPINFSYTGIVNVLGFPATAVPLGLGSEGLPLGVQVIANFNEDRLCLAVAEELQSAFGGWKRPEVRL
- the LOC132792238 gene encoding cytochrome b5 reductase 4, which codes for MSDATLETATQNDEKPPSSSPIVAPLSASSLQLPTTAQQKLSAPSSGSATGNPRNKCALKPGYSLMSWVRLCNSGADLTGTGGRIEPVTREELAQHNRVDDAWVAIRGRVFNVTHYMDFHPGGVDELMRGVGRDATKLFEEIHAWVNYPQLLNKCYIGQLKDNASGTSILAPPSSPANVLPRFDWTQTFDDLSFRFQTYRWSNPGVFVQHSAAEEPTKKLEIAVQVEEVWHGFGFELCREVLWPPKAVLTNPETGKIEVVFAKYMSGPWTKYGNHVGTVLGTLSELLKYEVHSRDDFNHDSFQLNLQSLKQEVVLRVPIGSHVNLEVPHNGEVLQRSYTPLPYSYLPGPNREPMATKNDVKFLIKYYEKGAVSKELHEISPGTLVKMTVPRGSFKLSELEKHRNILLLAAGSGITPMLSFIKPLLLRESNRIERVHLMYFNKKIADIWQKNELKLLLKWDERFTCVHYTSEAGEEEQLQVGRIGEELLAPLFKEKNGESFSYALICGPTGFNTAAVDALTALKMKTEQIHVFQG